The following are encoded in a window of Paenibacillaceae bacterium GAS479 genomic DNA:
- a CDS encoding Catechol 2,3-dioxygenase, with the protein MKITGFYPVLITEEVTATANFYREWFGFETVFEADWYVSLQMKRDEGTAFELAILKLGHPTIPAAFRDSVSGLILNIEVDDVDAEYERLIKNAQLPLQLDIRDEQFGQRHFITSDPNGVMIDVIKIIPPSDAFNEQYKEKVWDEKKG; encoded by the coding sequence ATGAAAATTACCGGCTTTTATCCCGTCCTCATTACGGAGGAAGTAACGGCTACCGCTAATTTCTATCGAGAATGGTTTGGCTTCGAAACTGTCTTTGAAGCAGATTGGTATGTCAGCCTGCAGATGAAGAGAGACGAGGGAACGGCGTTCGAGCTGGCTATCCTCAAGCTTGGACATCCCACCATTCCAGCTGCTTTTCGTGACTCAGTCAGCGGATTGATTCTTAACATCGAGGTGGATGATGTGGACGCCGAATATGAACGACTTATAAAAAACGCACAACTTCCTCTGCAACTAGATATTCGTGATGAACAATTCGGCCAGCGGCATTTTATAACGAGCGATCCAAACGGTGTTATGATTGATGTCATCAAGATCATCCCCCCATCGGACGCCTTTAATGAGCAATATAAAGAGAAGGTATGGGATGAGAAGAAAGGTTGA
- a CDS encoding transcriptional regulator, TetR family, with translation MKRNKEETKETVIKLIEVARKNFTEIGYANSSLEVIAAEAELTRGAVYHHFKSKKKLFQLVLESIQKEVGDQVEQAASASEQSWEQLILGCRAFVSSAVEPQRKRILLIDGPSVLGWEAWRIMDEENSMRHLREQLQLMQQQGHLKPLPLHAMTHFLSGALNESALWIAESPDTDKSLEEVMSVISAVIQSLSIQ, from the coding sequence ATGAAAAGAAACAAGGAAGAAACGAAGGAAACCGTTATAAAACTGATAGAAGTTGCTCGAAAAAACTTCACGGAGATTGGCTACGCCAATTCTTCATTGGAAGTCATCGCTGCGGAAGCAGAGCTGACACGAGGTGCAGTTTATCATCATTTCAAGAGTAAAAAAAAGTTATTTCAGCTTGTACTGGAATCGATCCAAAAAGAAGTCGGAGATCAAGTTGAGCAAGCAGCATCCGCTAGTGAACAGTCATGGGAACAATTGATACTTGGGTGTCGCGCCTTCGTATCATCAGCCGTCGAACCACAAAGGAAACGGATCCTGCTCATTGATGGCCCTTCTGTTTTAGGCTGGGAAGCCTGGCGCATCATGGACGAAGAGAATTCCATGCGCCATTTGCGCGAGCAGTTGCAGCTGATGCAACAACAGGGACATCTCAAGCCGCTGCCCCTGCATGCAATGACGCATTTTCTTTCAGGGGCCCTGAACGAATCTGCCCTGTGGATTGCCGAGAGCCCGGATACGGACAAGTCTCTTGAAGAGGTGATGTCCGTCATCTCAGCTGTTATTCAAAGTCTTAGCATACAATGA